One window from the genome of Cricetulus griseus strain 17A/GY chromosome 2, alternate assembly CriGri-PICRH-1.0, whole genome shotgun sequence encodes:
- the LOC100755435 gene encoding olfactory receptor 10AD1 yields the protein MVWGTDFGYLKFYVPTWKQFHEVVQFTKQRRLQIKIYQRLLSSKAFTVTWVKPLAGFLGPGEHLTFHTTVSFMLFLPASSNRPRTADLRNSSTVTEFILVGFEQSSPSTRALLFTLFLALYSLAMAMNGLIIFITWTDPRLNSPMYFFLGHLSFLDICFITTTIPQMLIHLVTKNHTVSFVSCMTQMYLVFFVGVAECILLAFMAYDRYVAICHPLNYAQIMSHQVCVRLVLTSWIFGMVNGVFLEYMSFRNPFCKDNHIENFFCEAPIVIALSCGDPQFSMKLIFVDAIVVLLSPMVLIVTSYARILASILSRASSSGRGKTFSTCASHLTVVIFFYTSAMFSYMNPRSTHGPDKDKPFSLLYTIITPMCNPVIYSFRNKEMKGAMRRALGRGNLAQAESV from the coding sequence ATTTACCAGAGATTGCTAAGTTCCAAAGCTTTTACTGTCACCTGGGTAAAGCCTCTTGCTGGGTTTCTGGGTCCAGGGGAACATCTCACCTTCCATACAACTGTGTCCTTTATGCTTTTCCTGCCTGCCTCCTCAAACAGGCCCCGGACAGCAGACCTGAGGAACAGCAGCACAGTGACAGAGTTCATCCTTGTGGGCTTTGAGCAGAGCTCCCCTTCCACCCGGGCATTGCTCTTCACCCTCTTCTTGGCTCTCTACAGCCTCGCCATGGCCATGAATGGCCTCATCATCTTCATAACCTGGACTGACCCCAGACTCAACagccccatgtacttcttccttggACACCTGTCTTTCCTGGACATCTgtttcatcaccaccaccatccctcAGATGTTGATCCATCTGGTGACCAAGAATCACACTGTCTCTTTTGTCTCTTGTATGACCCAGATGTACTTGGTCTTCTTTGTGGGTGTGGCTGAGTGCATCCTCTTGGCTTTCATGGCCTATGACCGGTATGTTGCAATCTGCCACCCACTGAACTATGCCCAGATCATGAGCCATCAGGTGTGTGTCAGGCTGGTGCTGACTTCCTGGATCTTTGGGATGGTCAATGGCGTCTTTCTTGAGTATATGTCATTCCGGAATCCCTTCTGCAAAGACAACCACATAGAAAACTTCTTCTGTGAGGCCCCCATAGTGATTGCCCTCTCCTGTGGGGACCCCCAGTTCAGCATGAAGCTGATCTTTGTTGATGCCATTGTGGTGCTGCTCAGCCCCATGGTGCTCATTGTCACCTCCTATGCCCGCATCCTGGCCTCCATCCTTAGCAGAGCCTCCTCCTCAGGTAGGGGGAAGACATTCTCCACTTGTGCCTCCCACCTGACTGTGGTCATCTTTTTCTACACCTCAGCCATGTTCTCCTACATGAATCCCCGCAGTACACACGGGCCTGACAAAGACaagcctttctccctcctctacACCATCATCACCCCCATGTGCAACCCCGTCATCTACAGCTTCCGCAACAAGGAAATGAAGGGGGCCATGCGGAGGGCCCTTGGGAGAGGCAACCTGGCTCAGGCAGAGTCTGTCTAG